From the genome of Polyangiaceae bacterium, one region includes:
- a CDS encoding GDP-L-fucose synthase, which translates to MRQPPKPFLENTIIVTGGAGFLGSHVVDLLRERGVRTIVAPRSRDFDLTDATATARLFDEVRPDLVIHLAARVGGIDANRRHPGTFFHDNMAMGLNVLEQARRFGQKHATAIPKVVVAGTICAYPKFAPIPFREDDLWNGYPEETNAPYGIAKKALLVMAQAYRAEFGANFVMVFPVNLYGPRDNFDMNDSHVIPAMIRKFVEAKRDLSPRVVLWGDGSPTREFLYVDDAALGLVLAAERYDEPDPVNLGVGFEISMKNLALKIKNAVGYEGDIVWDTSRPNGQPRRMLDVSRATEKFGFTARTSFDEGLAKTIAWYCENRQGIQDRDTRSD; encoded by the coding sequence ATGCGACAACCGCCCAAACCTTTTTTGGAAAACACCATCATCGTCACGGGTGGCGCCGGCTTTCTCGGCTCGCACGTCGTCGATCTCCTGCGTGAGCGGGGCGTACGGACCATTGTCGCTCCGCGCTCGCGTGACTTCGACTTGACGGACGCAACAGCGACGGCGCGACTATTCGATGAAGTTCGACCGGATCTCGTGATTCACCTCGCTGCTCGAGTGGGTGGGATCGATGCAAATCGTCGACATCCAGGAACGTTTTTTCACGACAACATGGCGATGGGATTGAACGTGCTCGAACAGGCACGGCGTTTCGGGCAAAAACACGCCACCGCCATCCCAAAGGTCGTCGTGGCAGGGACGATTTGTGCATATCCAAAGTTTGCTCCCATTCCCTTCCGTGAAGATGATTTGTGGAATGGGTATCCGGAAGAAACGAACGCACCGTATGGAATCGCCAAGAAAGCCCTTCTCGTGATGGCCCAGGCATATCGAGCGGAATTTGGTGCAAACTTCGTGATGGTGTTTCCGGTGAATCTGTACGGTCCTCGCGACAATTTCGACATGAACGATTCGCACGTGATTCCCGCCATGATTCGCAAATTCGTCGAAGCAAAGCGGGACCTTTCGCCCCGTGTCGTCCTTTGGGGCGATGGAAGCCCGACGCGCGAATTCCTTTACGTCGACGATGCAGCGCTCGGGCTCGTTCTTGCAGCCGAACGATACGACGAGCCCGATCCCGTCAATCTTGGCGTGGGATTCGAGATATCCATGAAGAACTTGGCGCTCAAAATAAAAAATGCCGTTGGATACGAAGGCGACATCGTTTGGGATACGTCACGACCGAACGGTCAACCTCGTCGTATGCTCGACGTTTCTCGAGCGACGGAGAAGTTTGGATTTACCGCACGCACTTCCTTCGACGAGGGATTGGCGAAGACCATTGCTTGGTATTGCGAGAACAGACAAGGTATTCAGGACCGGGACACTCGATCGGATTAG
- the gmd gene encoding GDP-mannose 4,6-dehydratase — translation MKRALITGITGQDGSYLAELLIAKGYEVHGVVRRSSSFNTERIDHLYSDPHEGNVQLRLHYGDLNDASSLHAIVTAVAPVEIYNLGAQSHVRVSFDIPEYTGEITGLGALRMLETIRKVGLSCRFYQASSSELYGKVVETPQRETTPFHPRSPYACAKAYAFYVAQNYREAYGMHVSNGILFNHESERRGETFVTRKITRAVGRIKHGLQKELYLGNLDAKRDWGHAEDYVEAMWLMLQQDEPDDYVIGTGETHSVREFLEIAFGIVELDYRDFVRIDPRYFRPAEVDLLLADPTKAKRTLGWRPRIDFKSLVTRMVVSDLELAAREKRARK, via the coding sequence ATGAAACGCGCGCTCATCACAGGAATCACAGGCCAAGACGGTTCGTACCTGGCCGAGCTACTGATCGCCAAAGGTTATGAGGTGCACGGGGTCGTGCGCCGTTCGAGTTCGTTCAACACCGAACGAATCGATCATCTCTACAGCGACCCGCACGAGGGAAATGTGCAACTGAGGTTGCACTACGGAGACCTCAACGACGCTTCGTCGCTGCATGCGATCGTCACTGCAGTAGCACCCGTGGAAATCTACAACCTCGGAGCGCAAAGTCACGTGCGCGTGTCGTTCGACATTCCGGAGTACACGGGCGAAATCACGGGACTTGGCGCGTTGCGCATGCTCGAGACGATCCGCAAGGTGGGACTTTCGTGTCGGTTTTACCAGGCAAGCAGCAGCGAGCTGTACGGCAAAGTCGTGGAGACGCCGCAGCGTGAAACGACGCCGTTTCACCCGCGCAGCCCGTATGCATGCGCGAAAGCGTACGCGTTCTACGTGGCGCAGAACTACCGCGAGGCGTACGGGATGCACGTCTCCAACGGCATTTTGTTCAATCACGAGAGCGAGCGGCGTGGCGAGACGTTCGTGACGCGCAAGATCACGCGTGCCGTGGGCCGCATCAAACATGGGCTTCAGAAGGAGCTTTACCTGGGCAACCTCGACGCAAAACGCGACTGGGGCCACGCGGAAGACTACGTCGAGGCAATGTGGTTGATGCTTCAGCAGGATGAGCCCGACGACTACGTGATTGGTACGGGTGAAACGCATTCCGTGCGCGAGTTTTTGGAAATCGCATTTGGAATCGTGGAGCTCGACTATCGCGATTTCGTTCGAATCGATCCGCGCTATTTTCGTCCAGCCGAAGTCGACCTGCTGCTCGCGGACCCGACGAAGGCCAAGCGGACTCTTGGCTGGCGGCCCCGAATCGACTTCAAATCGCTCGTGACGCGCATGGTGGTATCCGACCTGGAGCTGGCAGCACGCGAGAAACGGGCACGAAAATAG
- a CDS encoding methyltransferase domain-containing protein, whose amino-acid sequence MKLHLGCGKRFIPGYVHIDAVEYDHIDHVSGIDNLSFIPANSVDVIYNCHVLEHFKRRQVLSVLGEWRRVLKPGGILRTSVPDFAQLCKIYTATEDLNLIMGPLFGRQDYLYNIHYNVFDYKSLNDTLRQAGFENIRRYDCHETDHAHVDDYSQAYIPHMDRANGILISLNVECDKPFGAQ is encoded by the coding sequence ATGAAGCTTCACCTGGGTTGTGGGAAACGATTCATTCCCGGCTACGTTCACATTGATGCGGTCGAATACGATCATATCGACCATGTGAGCGGAATCGACAACCTCTCGTTTATCCCTGCCAACAGCGTCGATGTGATTTACAACTGTCATGTTCTCGAACATTTCAAACGGCGCCAAGTTCTCTCGGTTCTGGGCGAATGGCGTCGCGTGCTCAAACCGGGCGGGATTCTCAGAACTTCCGTGCCGGATTTCGCACAACTCTGCAAGATCTACACGGCGACCGAGGATCTCAATTTGATCATGGGCCCGCTTTTCGGCCGCCAGGATTATCTCTACAACATTCACTACAATGTTTTCGACTACAAATCGCTCAACGACACGCTTCGCCAAGCTGGGTTCGAGAACATCCGCCGCTATGACTGTCACGAGACCGACCACGCCCATGTCGACGATTACTCGCAGGCGTATATTCCCCACATGGATAGAGCGAATGGGATTTTGATCAGTCTCAATGTCGAGTGCGACAAACCGTTTGGCGCTCAATGA
- the asnB gene encoding asparagine synthase (glutamine-hydrolyzing), whose product MCGICGKLNVDPEEPVDAMLLGQMLRTLHHRGPDGTGEYRSGPVGLGHRRLSIIDLDMGAQPMSNEDGTVWVVYNGEIYNFQELRKELVAKGHVFKSHSDTEVIVHLYEELGEACVSRLRGMFAIALWDERTQTLLLARDRLGIKPLYYANTGKSFLFASEIKALLADASVSRELNVQAIDRFITYYYVPGDETLFRHIRKLEPGHLMTVRGSDVRIQQYWDLSFAPQVPKPSFEDAVAQLRDVLRRSVKEHLISDVPVGVLASGGVDSTGILRYAAEHSSRPLQTFTIGFADAGVADERPYARIAANEYGTIHHEMTMTASDFRDFLPRYVWHAEEPVCEAPAIALNYVTRLARESSVKVLLSGEGGDEAFGGYQNYSDVLWLEGLKSKLGPAKGILKAAFGALDAAGWVHGARYHRWAAAAPSEYYFSRTGHPGTLFNQRKTALYKADFVDALEGSTSEAPSRKLFYKVKSESLLHQMLYVDTKTWLPDDLLVKADKMTMAASVELRVPLLDHQVLEFAASLPEEYKVCGNERKRVLKAALADSVPRELLQRKKAGFPVPYARWLRRDLRDYVADTIQQNDAALGEYFSRDQIRSLVDLHARTGRGTKEVFGLLVLELWLRAFATGCNSEKLGASG is encoded by the coding sequence ATGTGCGGTATTTGCGGAAAACTCAATGTTGACCCGGAAGAGCCCGTGGACGCCATGCTCCTCGGGCAAATGCTACGCACGTTACATCATCGAGGTCCGGATGGTACAGGGGAGTATCGTTCGGGGCCTGTCGGGCTCGGACATCGACGTCTGAGCATAATCGATCTGGATATGGGCGCGCAACCGATGTCGAACGAGGACGGCACGGTATGGGTCGTGTATAATGGTGAGATCTACAATTTTCAGGAGCTGCGCAAAGAACTCGTTGCCAAAGGCCACGTGTTCAAGTCTCACTCGGACACGGAGGTGATCGTTCATCTCTATGAAGAATTGGGCGAAGCCTGTGTGAGCCGTCTTCGTGGAATGTTTGCCATCGCGTTATGGGATGAGCGGACGCAAACACTGCTCTTGGCGCGTGATCGCCTTGGCATCAAGCCCCTATATTACGCAAATACTGGGAAATCTTTTCTTTTTGCCTCTGAGATCAAGGCGCTGCTCGCGGATGCGTCCGTGTCGCGTGAATTGAATGTTCAGGCAATCGATCGATTTATCACGTATTATTATGTACCGGGCGATGAAACGTTGTTTCGCCATATCCGGAAGCTCGAACCGGGCCACTTGATGACGGTGCGCGGTAGCGATGTCCGCATTCAGCAATATTGGGATTTGTCGTTCGCACCGCAAGTACCGAAGCCAAGTTTCGAGGACGCCGTGGCGCAATTGCGAGATGTGCTTCGTCGCAGTGTGAAAGAGCATCTCATCAGCGACGTTCCGGTAGGTGTGCTGGCGAGTGGGGGTGTCGATTCGACGGGGATATTGCGATACGCGGCAGAGCACTCCTCGCGACCCCTTCAAACGTTTACCATCGGATTTGCTGACGCAGGCGTTGCAGACGAACGGCCTTACGCGCGGATTGCCGCGAATGAATATGGAACGATACATCATGAAATGACCATGACGGCATCCGACTTTCGGGACTTTTTGCCTCGGTACGTGTGGCATGCGGAAGAGCCGGTGTGCGAGGCTCCAGCGATTGCGCTCAACTACGTGACACGCCTGGCGCGCGAGTCTTCCGTCAAGGTACTCCTTTCAGGTGAAGGCGGCGACGAGGCGTTTGGGGGATATCAAAATTATAGCGATGTCTTGTGGCTGGAGGGATTAAAATCCAAGTTGGGACCGGCAAAGGGCATTCTGAAGGCAGCCTTCGGAGCTCTCGATGCCGCTGGATGGGTACATGGTGCGCGGTATCACCGGTGGGCGGCTGCGGCGCCATCGGAGTATTACTTTAGTCGCACGGGACATCCGGGAACGTTATTCAACCAAAGAAAGACTGCGCTGTACAAGGCGGATTTTGTCGATGCGCTCGAGGGATCGACGTCGGAAGCGCCAAGCCGTAAATTATTTTACAAAGTGAAATCTGAATCGCTCTTGCACCAGATGCTGTACGTGGATACCAAAACATGGCTCCCAGATGATTTGCTCGTGAAAGCCGACAAGATGACCATGGCGGCGTCGGTCGAGCTCCGCGTGCCCCTTTTGGACCATCAGGTGCTGGAATTTGCGGCTTCATTGCCCGAGGAATACAAAGTGTGCGGGAACGAGCGCAAGCGCGTCTTGAAGGCAGCGTTGGCAGACAGCGTTCCGCGCGAGCTGCTCCAGCGAAAAAAAGCTGGCTTTCCCGTTCCTTACGCACGTTGGTTGCGTCGCGATTTGCGCGATTACGTGGCGGATACGATTCAGCAGAACGATGCAGCGCTCGGAGAATACTTCTCGCGTGACCAAATTCGCTCGCTCGTGGATCTTCATGCGCGCACCGGCAGAGGAACGAAAGAGGTCTTCGGTCTTCTCGTGTTGGAGCTTTGGCTTCGAGCGTTCGCGACGGGCTGCAATTCGGAAAAACTTGGAGCAAGCGGATGA